A single genomic interval of Macaca nemestrina isolate mMacNem1 chromosome 14, mMacNem.hap1, whole genome shotgun sequence harbors:
- the LOC105463882 gene encoding LOW QUALITY PROTEIN: olfactory receptor 5C1 (The sequence of the model RefSeq protein was modified relative to this genomic sequence to represent the inferred CDS: inserted 2 bases in 1 codon) produces the protein MNSENLTRAAVAPAEFILLGITNRWXVRVALFLTCLPVYLVSLLGNVGMVLLIRLDARLHTPMYFFLANLCLLDACYSSAIGPKMLVDLLLPRATIPYTACALQMFVFAGLADTECCLLAAMAYDRYVAIRNPLLYTTAMSQRLCLALLGASGLGGAVRAFVHTILTFRLTFCCSWEINSFFCDIPPLLAISCSDTSLNELLLFAICGFIQTATVLAITVSYGFIAGAVIRMRSVEGRRRAASTCCSHLTAVAMMYGTLIFMYLRPSSSYALDTDKMASVFYTLVIPALNPLIYSLRNKEVKEALRRTWSRFRRPGQGPQ, from the exons ATGAACTCAGAGAACCTCACCCGGGCTGCGGTTGCTCCTGCTGAATTCATCCTCCTGGGCATCACGAATCGCTG GGTGCGTGTGGCCCTCTTCCTGACCTGCTTGCCTGTCTACTTGGTGAGCCTGCTGGGAAACGTGGGCATGGTGCTACTAATTCGCTTGGATGCCCGGCTCCACACACCTATGTACTTCTTCCTGgccaacctctgcctgctggatgCCTGCTATTCCTCCGCCATTGGCCCCAAGATGCTAGTGGACCTGCTGCTGCCCCGAGCCACTATCCCTTACACAGCCTGTGCCCTCCAGATGTTTGTCTTTGCAGGTCTGGCTGACACCGAGTGTTGCTTGCTGGCAGCCATGGCCTATGACCGCTACGTGGCCATCAGAAACCCACTTCTCTATACAACAGCTATGTCGCAGCGTCTATGCCTGGCCTTGCTGGGGGCATCAGGCCTGGGTGGGGCAGTGAGGGCCTTTGTTCACACAATCCTCACCTTCCGCCTGACCTTCTGCTGCTCCTGGGAGATCAATAGCTTCTTCTGTGATATCCCTCCACTGCTGGCCATCTCCTGCAGTGACACCAGTCTCAATGAACTCCTTCTCTTCGCCATCTGTGGCTTCATCCAGACAGCCACGGTGTTAGCTATCACCGTGTCTTATGGCTTCATTGCTGGGGCTGTGATCCGCATGCGCTCGGTCGAGGGCCGTCGGCGAGCAGCCTCCACTTGCTGCTCGCACCTCACAGCCGTGGCCATGATGTACGGGACACTCATTTTCATGTACCTGCGTCCCAGCTCCAGCTATGCCCTGGACACTGACAAGATGGCCTCTGTGTTCTATACCCTGGTCATCCCGGCTCTCAACCCGCTCATCTACAGCCTCCGCAACAAGGAGGTCAAGGAGGCCCTCAGGCGGACCTGGAGCCGATTCCGCCGTCCAGGGCAGGGGCCCCAGTGA